TGAAAAGAGCCGTTTTCGATATCGAAAACGGCTCTTTTTTTTATCGGAATATTTCTTCAAGTATATATACAGAATTTATTTCCCCAAAATTCGCAACATGTATATTATAAAAGTCCAGAATCTTAGAGAGCAGTAGGGCACGCTCTTCTTTATTGATTTTAAGGGCTGCAGCAGAGGCATAGGTCGATCCGATAAGCTGATGAAATATTTCAGTATGCGGAGGCTGTAATACATCGCTGTGAGCGGGTAGAGAGCTGCTGAAATTTCCTTCTCTCAGATCAAAATAGGGTAGAACTTTTGTTCCTACATTCGGGAGGAACCCCAAAAACATGCTGAGTTTTATAAGAAAAGTAAGGTGAAAGTTGGCCAGACTGTGATCTGTTTCATCGAGATAACGTATAGACTGAAAAATAAAATTAAACAGAAATCCGTCATGCTGTTGTTGCTTTAATGACTTGTACAGCACCTCATTAAGAAAAATGGCGATAGAGCTCTTTACAATATGGTAAGGCAGATCCAGTAAAGGAGGAGTCTGATGTGCTTCAGAGATGCGTTGCAGATTGTTATTGTCCTTGTGATAAACGATCAGTTCCAGCAGATGAAGAGGCTGAAAGAGATTAGCCTTTATCTTTGCTTTCGGTTTTTTTGCTCCGTTGACCAGATAGGATTGCAGGCCGAAACTTTCTGTATAAACCTGCACGACCACACTACTTTCAGAGTAGTTTGTCAGTTTGAGGGCTATACCTTTTGTTTTGTGAAGCATGGTTTTCCGATTGAGGCAGGCAAAAATACGAATTTGACAGTTGTAATATCTGCCTCTCTAATCTTTGTGTTGCTCTTCCTGTCTGGATTCGATAATGCTCTTTCTTTCTATCTTACGGATCAGGCTGTAAATAATTGTTACAAATCCCCAACTGAAAACAAGGACCCCGAGAATCATGATAATCTTGTATAGATCAATCTCTTGGTGCATCATCCAGTATCCCCCATAGATGATCAGTATGCCGGATACAGATAGTATAAGCCCTCTTCGTAAATATTTGTTCATTGTGAATTGTTGAAAACTATTTGATTAAAGATACAAAGTTAGATTAAAATAAAAAGTTATTTTTGCGCTCCAACCTATCCTGTGTCATAAATATTTTAAATATTTCCCGCTCAGGTCTTGTATTTGCAAAAAGAAATATAGATATTTGCAAACTCTTTGCGAAAAGACATATTAGTAATATACAGACAACAATAAAAATCAGATATCATGTCAAGAATTTGTGATTTAACAGGCAAGACGGCATTAAATGGTTACCGCGTATCGAATTCGAACGCAAAAACCAAACGTAAATTTTATCCAAACTTACAAACGAAACGTTTCTTCATTCCAGAAGAAAATCGTTGGATTACGTTAAAAGTTTCAACTTCGGCGATTAAGACGATTAATAAAAACGGCATCACTGCTGCTATTAATACGTTTATTAAAAAAGGATCTATCTAATTAGGTCAGTCGCCTGTTGCATTAAATATTCTGAAATTCAATCCCCGTCAAGGCGGATATAAAATAAAGTAAAACAATGGCTAAAAAAGGAAATAGAGTACAAGTAATCTTAGAGTGTACTGAGCACAAAGAAAGTGGTCTTCCGGGAATGTCTCGCTATATCACCACAAAAAACAAAAAGAACACAACTGAACGTCTTGAATTGAAAAAATTCAATCCGGTGTTGAGAAAAGTTACTGTTCACAAAGAAATTAAATAATCATTATCACAAGATCCCTTCAGGGATATTGAGTTAAAAAATATAAAACCATGGCAAAGAAAGCAGTTGCATCGTTACAAAAAGGTGGCGGTAAAGAATTTACAAAGGTTATTATTACTACTCGTTCTGCAAAAACTGGAGCTTATACTTTCAAATCAAGCATGATTCACAATGATAAAGTGAAAGATGCTTTAGCTGCAGCTACTAAATAAGACGAAACAGTAAGATATTCCTTTTTTAAAGTTTTTCTTTAAAAAATTCTCAAAAGCCGTTTTGGTATATTACCGAAAGGGCTTTTTTCGTTACATCTAAATTTGCGTATATTTGATGCGTATATCTGTTCTGCAAAGGGAATATACCTATCTGCGACAGAATCATTTTACATTACACGGTTTCGCTCAGGACATCTATGGGATTATTCGATTTTTTCAAAAAGAAGCAAGAAACGCCAGAAGCACAGGAAGCGCTAGATAAGGGCTTAGAAAAAACTAAAGAAGGGTTTTTGTCTAAAATTACAAAAGCAGTAGTCGGTAAATCTACTGTGGATGATGACGTTCTTGATGAACTGGAAGAGATACTGGTTACTTCGGATGTCGGCGTAACAACTACCCTGAAAATCATAGATCGTATTCAGGCGCGTGTAGCAAAAGACAAATACATCAATACTTCTGAGCTTAATAATCTGCTGAAAGACGAAATACAGGCTTTGCTTGCAGAGAATAACAGCTCTGACTTTGAAAACTTTGAATACGGAAACCATAAGCCTTATGTGATTATGGTGGTAGGTGTCAATGGCGTTGGAAAGACAACGACAATAGGTAAACTTGCCCATCAGCTGAAAGCTGCCGGAAATAAAGTCGTATTAGGTGCTGCCGATACGTTTAGAGCGGCTGCGGTTGATCAGCTAAAATTATGGGGAGAACGTGTTGGTGTACGTGTTGTGGCACAGGCTATGGGATCCGATCCCGCTTCTGTTGCTTTTGATACGATCAAGTCTGCTGTTTCCAATGGTGATGATGTCGCTATTATTGATACTGCAGGTCGTCTTCATAATAAAGTGGGATTGATGAACGAGTTGGGGAAGATCAAGAATGTCATGCAAAAAGTTATTCCGGGAGCACCACATGAGATATTGTTAGTGCTGGATGCTTCTACCGGGCAAAATGCAATCGAGCAGTGTACGCAATTTACCCAGGCCACAGATGTCAATGCGCTGGCGTTGACAAAATTGGACGGAACCGCAAAAGGTGGTGTAGTAATTGGTATTTCAGATCAGTTTAAGATCCCGGTTAAGTACATTGGAGTAGGAGAGAAGATAGACGATTTACAATTGTTCAATAAAAAAGAATTTGTTGATTCTTTATTCAAAGAATCTGCAAGGTAATATGAAAACAAAATCTGTAAGACCTGCTGAAATTAAGCAGAAACCCCGTGTTAATGTGATTACGTTAGGATGTTCCAAAAACATTCATGACAGTGAAGTGCTGATGGGGCAGTTAAAAGGGAATCAAATGGAGGTGGTACATGAGGCCTCTAATATTCAAAATAATGATATTGTGGTTATCAATACCTGTGGTTTTATAGATAATGCCAAACAGGAGTCTATTGATACCATTCTTCAATACAGCGAGCTCAAAGAGCAGGGTAAAATCAATAAGGTGATCGTTACGGGTTGTCTGTCCGAACGTTATAAACCGGAGTTGCAATCTGAAATTTCAAGTGTGGATGCATACTTCGGTACAAATGATTTACCTGAGTTATTATCCAGTATTGGGGCAGATTACCGCCATGAATTACTGGGTGAACGTATGCTGTCTACACCTTCGCACTTTTCATACTTTAAAATTGCGGAAGGATGTAACAGGCCATGTTCTTTCTGTGCGATTCCATTGATGCGTGGAAAGCATGTTTCCAAATCTATGGAAGATCTGGTAAAGGAAGCTAAATTTCTGGCCTCTAATGGTACAAAGGAATTAATTCTTATTGCGCAGGACCTGACTTATTACGGTCTTGATATCTATGGCAAACGCAATCTTTCGGACCTTTTGCGTAATCTTTCGGACGTAGACGGTATAGAATGGATTCGTCTTCAATATGCTTATCCTTCCGGATTTCCGATGGATATACTGGATGCGATGGCGGAGCGATCGAATATCTGTAATTATTTAGATATGCCTCTTCAGCATATTTCAGATAATATGCTGAAATCTATGCGAAGAGGGACAACAAAACAAAAGCAAATTGATCTGGTCAATCAGATCCGGGATAAAGTGCCTGATATTGCTCTTCGTACAACATTGATCTGCGGATATCCGGGTGAGACAGAACAAGACTTTCAGGAGATGTTGGAATGGGTGGAAGATTCCCGTTTTGACCGCCTGGGCTGTTTTACGTATTCACATGAAGAGAAAACGCATGCTCATTCGTTGACGGATGATGTGCCGGAAGAAGTAAAGGAATCCCGTGTAGAACAGATTATGGAGGTTCAGCAAGGAATTTCATACGATATTAATCAGGAAAAAATCGGTAAGACCTATAAAGTGCTGGTTGATAAAGTGGATGGTGATTATTTTATCGGACGTACAGAATATGACTCTCCGGAGGTTGATAATGAAGTATTGATCTCTGCAAAAGATGCCTATGCACGCATAGGAGATTTTGTTCAGGTAAAAATTGACCGTGCTGAAGACTTCGATCTTTATGGTACTATTGTCAAATAATATAAGAAGGGCCTTTCATTCCCGCTAAATTTTTATTTTTGTTAGGTTCCCTATGGGGCAAGTGTATTTTTTCTAATGCACCCAAAATTTAATAAGCAGGAATGAAAGCAACTTATATAGATTACCGTGATACAAACAGTTTTTCCAAGACCTTAATCGCTTATCTGGATAATCATCCGGAGCTGCAGCCATTTTATGGAAACCGACCTGATCTGGATGGTTTTGCAAAGCAAATTGAACACAAAAAAACTTTCACACACAGACCTTTGCTGGTCCATCAACTGCGGGCTCAATATACAGGCCTGCT
The Sphingobacterium spiritivorum genome window above contains:
- the recO gene encoding DNA repair protein RecO codes for the protein MLHKTKGIALKLTNYSESSVVVQVYTESFGLQSYLVNGAKKPKAKIKANLFQPLHLLELIVYHKDNNNLQRISEAHQTPPLLDLPYHIVKSSIAIFLNEVLYKSLKQQQHDGFLFNFIFQSIRYLDETDHSLANFHLTFLIKLSMFLGFLPNVGTKVLPYFDLREGNFSSSLPAHSDVLQPPHTEIFHQLIGSTYASAAALKINKEERALLLSKILDFYNIHVANFGEINSVYILEEIFR
- a CDS encoding signal peptidase — protein: MNKYLRRGLILSVSGILIIYGGYWMMHQEIDLYKIIMILGVLVFSWGFVTIIYSLIRKIERKSIIESRQEEQHKD
- the rpmB gene encoding 50S ribosomal protein L28; the encoded protein is MSRICDLTGKTALNGYRVSNSNAKTKRKFYPNLQTKRFFIPEENRWITLKVSTSAIKTINKNGITAAINTFIKKGSI
- the rpmG gene encoding 50S ribosomal protein L33, with the translated sequence MAKKGNRVQVILECTEHKESGLPGMSRYITTKNKKNTTERLELKKFNPVLRKVTVHKEIK
- a CDS encoding DUF4295 domain-containing protein, whose amino-acid sequence is MAKKAVASLQKGGGKEFTKVIITTRSAKTGAYTFKSSMIHNDKVKDALAAATK
- the ftsY gene encoding signal recognition particle-docking protein FtsY, which gives rise to MGLFDFFKKKQETPEAQEALDKGLEKTKEGFLSKITKAVVGKSTVDDDVLDELEEILVTSDVGVTTTLKIIDRIQARVAKDKYINTSELNNLLKDEIQALLAENNSSDFENFEYGNHKPYVIMVVGVNGVGKTTTIGKLAHQLKAAGNKVVLGAADTFRAAAVDQLKLWGERVGVRVVAQAMGSDPASVAFDTIKSAVSNGDDVAIIDTAGRLHNKVGLMNELGKIKNVMQKVIPGAPHEILLVLDASTGQNAIEQCTQFTQATDVNALALTKLDGTAKGGVVIGISDQFKIPVKYIGVGEKIDDLQLFNKKEFVDSLFKESAR
- the rimO gene encoding 30S ribosomal protein S12 methylthiotransferase RimO is translated as MKTKSVRPAEIKQKPRVNVITLGCSKNIHDSEVLMGQLKGNQMEVVHEASNIQNNDIVVINTCGFIDNAKQESIDTILQYSELKEQGKINKVIVTGCLSERYKPELQSEISSVDAYFGTNDLPELLSSIGADYRHELLGERMLSTPSHFSYFKIAEGCNRPCSFCAIPLMRGKHVSKSMEDLVKEAKFLASNGTKELILIAQDLTYYGLDIYGKRNLSDLLRNLSDVDGIEWIRLQYAYPSGFPMDILDAMAERSNICNYLDMPLQHISDNMLKSMRRGTTKQKQIDLVNQIRDKVPDIALRTTLICGYPGETEQDFQEMLEWVEDSRFDRLGCFTYSHEEKTHAHSLTDDVPEEVKESRVEQIMEVQQGISYDINQEKIGKTYKVLVDKVDGDYFIGRTEYDSPEVDNEVLISAKDAYARIGDFVQVKIDRAEDFDLYGTIVK